One genomic region from Scomber scombrus chromosome 19, fScoSco1.1, whole genome shotgun sequence encodes:
- the LOC134000803 gene encoding nardilysin-like, which produces MLRPLTLSAGRKVRSAKVSSSLLRMPQTNKSRNTPPSESLGSVQAGASAEDLDPVCREESLAAGDASGRGGGGGGEDNSGDREIIKSPSDPKQYRYVELNNGLRVLLISDYSGPAAASEDEYSEEEGEEEEEEDESGDESGSEEGDDEEGSDDDDEDSDMEGKKKKGNSEKQSAAALCVGVGSFSDPSDLPGLAHFLEHMVFMGSEKYPSENGFDAFLKKHGGSDNASTDCERTVFQFDVQRKSFKEALDRWAQFFICPLMIRDAIDREVEAVDSEYQLAKPSDSHRKEMLFGSLAKPGHPMGKFCWGNAQTLKQEPKKKKINVYKRLRAFWKKHYSAHYMTLAVQSKEKLDTLEEWVREIFSKVPNNALPKPDFSDMPDPFDTSAFNKLYRVVPVRKVHALNITWALPPQEKYYRVKPLHYISWLIGHEGTGSILSVLRRKCWALALFGGNSETGFDQNTTYSIFSISITLTDEGFQNFYQVTHLVFQYLKMLQTLGPQKRIYEEIQKIETNEFHYQEQIDPIEYVEDICENMQLFPKEDFLTGDQLMFEFDPEVISAALSLLIPEKSNLMLLSPEHEGQCPLREKWFGTQYSMEDIQQEWMERWTGNLELNSDLHLPAENKFIATDFTLKPSDCPDTDFPVRIAESDRGCLWYKKDDKFKIPKAYIRFHIISPVIQQSATNVVLFDLLVNILCHYLAEPAYEAEVAQLEYKLVAGEHGLVIKVKGFNHKLPLLFNLIIDHLADFSVSPDVFSMFAEQLKKTYFNILIKPEKLGKDVRLLILEHSRWSMVEKYQALTAGLTSDELMQFIQSFRAQLYAEGLVQGNFTSSESLEFLRYVTDKLKFSKLPVEVPVMFRVVELPLKHHICKVKSLSKGDANSEVTVYYQSGPKALKEHTLMELLVMHMEEPCFDFLRTKETLGYHVYPTCRNTSGVLGFSVTVETQATKFNTELVELKIEEFLASFGETLNELTEEAFNTQVTALVKLKECEDTHLGEEVDRNWAEVVTQQYVFDRLNREIDALKQMTRNELISWFQEHQGQNSRKLSVHVVGFGAEENDEEGGGKEGEEDKREDLSGSTYGEVSKLTYLSPSAKMTGAIAIMDIPAFIEGLPLFPYHKIVN; this is translated from the exons ATGCTGAGGCCCCTTACACTGTCAGCAGGGAGGAAAG TCCGCAGTGCCAAAGTCTCATCATCTCTGTTGAGGATGCCGCAGACAAACAAATCCAGAAACACCCCGCCGTCGGAGTCTTTAGGCTCGGTCCAAGCAGGGGCCTCAGCAGAAGATCTAGATCCGGTGTGCCGGGAGGAGAGCCTGGCTGCAGGGGACGCAAgcggaagagggggaggaggaggaggagaggataattctggagacagagagatcATCAAGTCACCAAGTGATCCCAAACAGTACAG GTATGTCGAGCTGAACAATGGGCTGCGAGTGCTGCTCATCTCAGACTACAGCGGTCCAGCAGCAGCATCGGAAGATGAATACTCAGAGgaagaaggtgaagaagaagaggaagaagatgaatcTGGAGACGAGTCTGGGTCTGAGGAAGGTGACGATGAAGAGGGCagtgatgatgacgatgaagaCAGTGACATggaggggaaaaagaagaagggaaactcagaaaaacag tcGGCAGCAGCCCTGTGTGTTGGAGTGGGCAGCTTCAGTGACCCCAGTGACCTCCCAGGTCTCGCCCACTTTCTGGAACACA TGGTGTTCATGGGCAGCGAGAAATACCCCTCCGAAAACGGCTTTGATGCTTTCCTCAAGAAGCACGGGGGGAGTGACAACGCCTCCACCGACTGCGAGAGAACCGTCTTCCAGTTTGACGTCCAGAGAAAAAGCTTCAAAGAGGCTCTTGACAG GTGGGCTCAGTTCTTCATCTGCCCCCTGATGATCCGAGACGCCATTGATAGGGAGGTGGAGGCCGTTGACAGCG AGTACCAGCTGGCTAAGCCGTCGGACTCCCACAGGAAGGAGATGCTGTTTGGCAGTCTGGCCAAACCTGGACACCCTATGGGCAAGTTCTGCTGGG GAAACGCGCAGACACTGAAGCAGGagccaaagaagaagaagatcaaTGTCTATAAGCGGCTGCGTGCCTTCTGGAAGAAGCACTACTCTGCCCACTACATGACTCTGGCTGTGCAGTCGAAAG AGAAACTGGACACTCTGGAGGAGTGGGTGAGAGAGATCTTCAGCAAGGTGCCTAACAA TGCTCTCCCCAAGCCAGATTTCTCTGATATGCCGGATCCCTTTGATACATCAGCTTTCAACAAGCTCTACAGAG tTGTTCCTGTCAGGAAAGTTCATGCTTTAAATATCACCTGGGCTCTTCCCCCTCAGGAAAAATACTACAG agtgaaGCCTCTCCACTACATCTCATGGCTTATTGGCCATGAAGGCACAGGAAGCATCCTCTCAGTGCTCAGGAGGAA GTGTTGGGCTCTGGCTTTGTTTGGTGGCAACAGTGAAACTGGCTTTGACCAAAACACCACATACTCCatcttctccatctccatcaCCCTCACTGATGAAGGTTTCCAAAACTTCTACCAg GTGACTCACCTTGTGTTCCAGTACCTGAAGATGCTGCAGACACTCGGACCACAGAAAAG AATATATGAAGAGATTCAGAAGATTGAAACGAATGAGTTTCACTATCAGGAGCAG ATTGACCCTATAGAGTACGTGGAGGACATTTGTGAGAACATGCAGCTTTTCCCTAAAGAAGACTTCCTCACAGGAGATCAGCTGATGTTTGAGTTTGATCCAGAA GTGATCAGTGCAGCTCTGTCCCTCCTCATCCCTGAGAAGTCCAACCTGATGCTGTTGTCACCAGAACATGAGGGCCAGTGTCCCCTCAGGGAGAAGTGGTTTGGCACACAATACAGCATGGagg ACATCCAGCAGGAGTGGATGGAGCGTTGGACAGGAAACCTGGAGCTGAACAGTGACCTCCACCTTCCTGCTGAGAACAAGTTCATTG CCACTGACTTCACCCTGAAGCCCTCTGACTGCCCAGACACAGACTTTCCTGTCCGGATAGCCGAAAGCGACAGGGGCTGCCTGTGGTACAAGAAGGACGACAAATTCAAAATCCCAAAag CCTACATCAGATTCCACATAATCTCCCCTGTAATCCAGCAATCTGCTACAAA TGTGGTCTTGTTTGACCTGCTGGTCAATATCCTGTGCCACTACCTGGCAGAACCGGCCTATGAAGCTGAAGTGGCCCAGCTTGAGTACAAACTGGTGGCCGGTGAGCATGGCCTTGTCATCAAGGTTAAAGGATTTAACCACAAGCTACCT CTGTTGTTCAACCTGATCATTGACCACCTGGCTGATTTTTCTGTCTCGCCTGATGTCTTCAGCATGTTCGCAGAGCAGCTCAAAAAAACCTACTTCAACATCCTCATTAAACCCGAGAAGCTCGGCAA ggaCGTGCGCTTGTTAATCTTGGAGCACTCTCGCTGGTCCATGGTGGAGAAGTATCAGGCTCTGACAGCCGGTCTGACCAGTGATGAGCTGATGCAGTTCATCCAGAGCTTCAGGGCTCAACTGTACGCAGAAGGACTGGTGCAGGGCAACTTCACCAGCTCT GAGTCACTGGAGTTTCTGCGATATGTCACAGA CAAGTTGAAGTTCTCCAAGCTGCCAGTGGAGGTGCCAGTGATGTTCAGAGTGGTGGAGCTTCCTCTGAAGCATCACATCTGTAAAGTCAAATCACTCAGTAAGGGAGATGCCAACTCTGAGGTCACTGTTTACTACCAG TCTGGTCCCAAGGCCTTAAAGGAACACACACTGATGGAACTATTGGTG ATGCACATGGAGGAACCCTGTTTTGACTTCCTTCGGACCAAAGAGACTTTGGG GTACCATGTCTACCCCACTTGCAGAAACACCTCAGGTGTTCTTGGCTTTTCTGTCACCGTGGAAACACAAGCCACCAAGTTCAA TACCGAGCTGGTGGAGTTAAAGATTGAAGAGTTCTTGGCTTCATTCGGGGAGACACTCAATGAGCTGACAGAGGAAGCCTTTAAtactcag GTGACTGCTTTAGTGAAGCTGAAGGAGTGTGAGGACACACACCTCGGGGAGGAGGTGGATAGGAATTGGGCCGAGGTGGTCACACAGCAGTATGTGTTTGATAGGCTTAATAGAGAG aTTGATGCTCTGAAGCAGATGACCAGGAATGAGCTGATATCCTGGTTCCAAGAGCATCAAGGACAGAACAGTCGGAAACTCAGTGTGCAT GTGGTGGGCTTTGGTGCTGAAGAGAATGATGAGGAGGGTGGTggtaaagaaggagaagaggacaAACGGGAGGATTTAAGTGGCTCTACCTACGGGGAGGTGTCAAAACTTacctacctttctccctccgCCAAGATGACGGGTGCCATAGCTATCATGGACATTCCTGCTTTCATTGAAGGCTTACCTCTCTTCCCCTACCACAAGATAGTCAATTAA